Genomic DNA from Nonomuraea rubra:
CGCCGACAGGAAGATCGGCGACGACGTGGACTTCCAGGCCGGCATCGTGGCCATCTTCGACTTCGTCAAGCAGGTCAACGGCTACATCTCCGAGCAGGAGCCGTGGAAGGTGGCCAAGGACGGCTCCCCGGAGGGCCGGGCCCGCCTGGCGACCATCCTCTACACCGCCGCCGAGTCCCTGCGCGCGGTCGCGGTGCTGCTGAACCCGTTCATGCCCGAGAGCTCCCAGCGGCTCTGGGAGTCGCTCGGCGCGGAGCCCGGCCTCGGCGCCCTCGCCGGCCAGCGGGTCCAGGACGCCGGCGAGTGGGGCAGGCTCCCGGCCGGCTCGGTGATCACCAAGGGCGCGATCCTCTTCCCGCGCCTGGAGGACAGGCCGGGCGCGTAGCGGGCCCCCGCGGCCCGGCCCTACGCTCTCCGCATGGACAAGAGGGTGATCGACGGCCGCTTCGAGCTCGTGGAGCGGCTCGGCGGCGGGGGCATGGGCCTGGTGTGGCGCGCCTGGGACGTGGCCCTGCACCGGGAGGTCGCGCTCAAGGAGGTACGCCCGCCCGACCCCGCCATCGAGGAGCACGACCCCACCCTCGCCCGCGAGCTGCGCTCCAGGGTGCTGCGCGAGGCCCGCGCCCTGGCCCGGCTGAACCACCCGCACGTGGCCACCATCCACCACATCGTGGACCCGGGCGAGCAGGGCTATCCCTGGATCGTCATGGAGCTGGTCACCGGCGGCTCGCTCCAGGACCACCTCCAGCACGGCCCCTTACCGGTCAGGGAGGCGGCGCGGCTGGGGCGGGAGGTGCTGTCCGGGCTGCGGGCCGCCCACGCGGTCGGCATCCAGCACCGCGACGTCAAACCCGCCAACGTGCTGCTGCGCGAGGACGGCCGCTCGGTGCTGACGGACTTCGGCATCGCGGCGATGCGCGAGTCCACGAGCCTCACGGCCACCGGGTCGTTCATCGGCTCGCCCGAGTACATGGCGCCCGAGCGGATCAACGGGGTCGAGGGCGATCCCGCCTCCGACCTGTGGTCGCTGGGCATGCTGCTGTACGTCGCGGTGGAGGGGCGGCACCCGCTGCGCCGCGGCACCACGCTGGCGACGCTCGCCGCGGTGCTCAACCAGGACGTGCCGCCCGCGGAGCGCGCCGGGGCGCTCACGCCCGTGCTGAGCGCCCTGCTCGTCCGCGATCCGTCCGCCCGGCCGGACCCCGAGACCCTGGACCGGATGTTCGCGGACGCCGAAGCCGGCCGCACACCCCCGCCACCCGGCCCGTACGCCGGCGGCCCCGCGATCCCCCAGCCCATGGCCCCCGCCTTCCCGCCCGGTGCTGGGTACGCCACCGGGCAGCCCGTCTTCCCGCCCGGTGGTGGGCAGACCCTGCCGCCCGCGCCCGCCTATCCGCCCGGCGGTGGGCAGACCGTCCCGCCCGGGTACGGGAAGGCGCCGCAGCAGCCGCCGTGGGGCCCGGGGCCGGTTCCGAACGCGGACACCGCGAACACGCGCCGCAGCCGTCGCGGTGCCAGGGGAGCGGCGGTGGCGGCGGCGGTGTCCGTGGCGGCGATCGTGGTGGTGGGCGTGCTGGTGTGGCGGTTCCTCCCGCCGGCCACCCAGGGCGACCCGCGACCCACCGCCCTGAGCCTCGGGAACGATCCCACCGCCACCACGAAACCGGCCGACGACCAGGCCGAAGAGCCCACAGGGGAGCCCACGGAGGAGCCCACGGAGAAGCCCACCCCGAGTGACCTGCTGACCCCCACCGGCATGCGCGGCATGATCGTCGACCTGAAGCGGATCATCGGCGGAACCAAGATCGTCAGAATGACGATCCATCCCACCCACGCCTCCGTGGACGTCCCCCGCAAGGACGACCCGGAGGTCTACGACAGCTACGACTACCGCGACGGCGAGGTCACCGGCCCCAGGAAGGGCAGCACGTTCGACACCCCCCTCGTGGACCTGGCCAAGTTCAACTGGAACGCCCTGCCGAACCTGCTCAAGAAGGCGAAGCAGGACCTCGGCGCGCGCCCGCCGATCTCCCACCACCTGATCGTGGAGCCGAACTACTCGTTCACCTCGACGAAGCAGGTCCTGCTGGTCTACGGCTCCGACGAGTACGGGCGCGGCGGTTACCTGGTGGCCTCCCCTCAGGGGCGGGTGCTCAAGGTCGTCAGCTGAGCGAGCCGGATCGGGGTCAGCAACTCTCCTGGTAGCCGCTCTCCGGGATGAGGCGCGCCCACTCCGCCCTGCTCAGCGCACCGCCCGCCCGCGCGCACACCTCGCGCGCCGTCAGCCCCGGGTCCACCGCGACCTCCCGTACGGTCCCGTCGAGCGTGACCCCGCGCAGCCGCCTGCCGTCCTGGCTGAAGGCTGGCCCGGAGGCCCACGAACCGACCTGGCCGACCTCGCGCAGCGCCGCGGTGTCCCAGAGCGAGGTACGGCCGGCGTCCACGGCCAGCAGGTCGCCGCCGGGGGAGAAGCGCAGCTCGTCCACCGGGGCGGAGCCGGTCTCGATCGTGCCGATGGGCTCGCGCTCGTGCACGTCCCACAGCAGCACCCGGCCGGCGTCCAGCGCGATCGCCAGCCTGCCGCCGTCGGGGGAGAAGGCCAGCGCCGTCGGGGCGGCTCCATCGGCCAGGTCGAGCGGGGTGATCCGGCCGGTGGGCAGGTCGAGCAGGTTCGGGCCGGCGGCCAGCGTGGAGCCGTCGGGGCTGAAGGCCAGCGCCAGGTCGCCCGCGCCCGCGTACGCCTTGATCCGGCGCCCGGTGCGCACCTCCCACGTCTCCAGCAGCGTCCTGCGGGCGGTGGCCAGGGTGCCGCCGTCGGGGGAGAGCGCCACGGCGGGCACGTCGCCGCCCGCGTCGATCGCGGACACCTGCCTGCCTCCGGCCACCTCCCATACGGTCACCGGGTCGCCCGCCACCGCCAGCAGCCGCCCGCCCGCGTCGAACGCCAGGTCGCCGGCCGCCGCGATGCGGCCCAGCTTCCTGCGTTCCTCGGTGTCGGTGAGCTCGATGGCGTTGCCGACCTCCTTGGCGGCGACCCGGCCGTTGCCGGAGAACGCGGCGACGTGCCCGTCGTCGGACGGCGCCGGCAGGCCGGACACGTCGAGCGAGACGACGGAGCCGGTGCCGCTGAGGTAGCGCAGCTGGCGGCCGTCCGAGGAGAAGGCCAGGCCGTGGCCGGGGTCCTGGAGGGGGTAGGAACCGGCCAGGCGGCGCTCGGCGACGTTCCAGACGCGTACCTCGCCGTCGCCGGGGAGTGCCAGCAGGCGGCCGTCGGGGCTGAAGACCAGCGGGCCCGCCGACGCGCCCGGGGTCGTCTCCAGCCCGTCCACGACCTCGACACCCCACGCCCCGTCCTCCGGCGGACCGGCCCCGTCCTCGGGCTGCCCGGCCTCGCGCTCCCGGCCCGTGCCCGGCGCGTCCCCGGTGCCGTCGCCCGGCCGGGCAGCCTGGCCGGTCCGCGTCGCCTCGCCGTCACGGGCTTGCCCTGACTGCGGATCACCGCTGCCGGGCCGCCCGGCACCCGCCTCGTCGGCGTCCCCCCGCTGCGCTCCGGTCGCGCGGGCCTGCGGCTGAGCGGTGCCCGCCCCGGCGGTCATGCTGGCCTGTGGTTGAGCGGTGCCCGCCTGGGCGGTCGTGCGGACCTGTGGTTGAGCGGTGCCCGCCCCGGAGGTTGCGCGGGACTGCGGTTGCGTGGTGCCCGTTTGGGCGGTCGTGCGGGACTGCGGTTGCGTGGTGCCCGTTTGGGCGGTCGTGCGGGGTTGCGGCTCGGTGGTCCGGCCGCCGTCGGTGCTGAAGGTCTCGACCCGGTCAGGCCCGGTCGTGCTCTCGGGCGTGCCCGCCGCGGGGGCCTGCGAGGCGGTAGTCGCGGGGGACGGGGCCGAGGTCTGGGCGGGGGTGGGGAGCGCGAGCACGCCCGGGCTCTGCGCGGCGGTGGTCGGCGCGGGCGCCGGGCTGCCGGCGAGGTCGGCGGGGGTGTCGGGGCCCGGCTCCACGGCCGCGCCGAACGTCTCCTCGGCCCCCGTACGCGACCGACTGCCCCCGGCCCCCACCAGCGTCACCCCGTCGCGCCCCGCCACCGCCAGCATGCGCCCGTCGGGGCTGAAGGCCACGGCGGGGGCGGCCGCGTCAGCGCCCGTGAGCGGCTCGACCTCGACCACCCCGGTCCTGGTGCGGCGCGCAGCCAGGTTCCACAGCTCGACCCGCCCGGCCGGCCGCGAGACGGCCGCCCGCGTCCCGTCGGGCGACAGCGCCACCTTCGCGTCCGTCACGTCGAACAGCACGCGCGTCCCCTGGTAGACCCGCGTCCTGTTCCCCCGGCTGATCGTGTAGACGCCGGCGGCGGGCGCGCGCCCGGTGGTCACGTCGATCGGCCCGGCGCCGCTCACGTCCGCGTACAGCCCGTCGTCGCTCAGCGCCGTCACCCCGGCAGGCAGCGCGTACGTCACCGCCCGCCGCCTCGACCGCACGTCCCAGACGGTGAGCGCACCGGTGTCCCACCTGACCAGCGTGTCGCCGCGCAGCAGGTACCGGGCCCGCGCGTCGGCCCCGGGATCGGTGAACACGGCCAGCTCCGGCTGCACCAGCGAGGCCTGCAGCGCCGCCCGCGCCTCGAAGACCGGCGCCAGCCGCCACGCGGCCACGCTCAGCCGCATCGCGGTACGCGGGTCGGAGGTGCGCAGCGACTCCGCCCTGGCGGCCACGGCGCGGGCGTCGGCCTCGAGAAGGCGCTCGCGCAGGTCGTTCTGCCCGTGAACGGCCACGACGGTCATCGTGACCGCCACCGCCAGCACCGCCGCCACCGTCGCCAGCGACGGCACGAGCAGCTTCCTGCGCTGCTTGGACAGGGCCACGCTCTCGTTGACGAAGTCGCGTTCTAGCTGGTTCAGCCGCACGTGGCGGCGCTTGGTCGCGGCCCAGCCGAGCGCCGTGTCGAGCTCCTGCCCGCGCAGCAGGTGGCCACGCCCGCGCCGGTGCTCCGACCAGTGCCTGGCGGCCTCGCGGATGCGGCGGTGCACCAGCATGCCCTCGCGCTCGTCGGCCACCCAGCCGCGCAGCCGCGGCCAGGCCCGGTAGAGCGCGGCGCTGGCCGGCGCGACCCGGTCGTCGCTGACGGCCACGAGCCTGCCGACGGCGGTCTCCACCCCCGGCACGCGTACGCTGCGGCGTACCAGCAGCCCGGCCTCCATGAGCGGCCGCAGCACGTCGCCCTCGTCGTGCGGGGTGTCGCCGTCGAGCAGGCGCAGCAGCAGGCCGGGCACCTCCTGCTGCTGCGCGGGCGTGAGCCCCGCGTACACCTCCTCGGCCACCTCGCCCAGCGACCGCTGCCGCACGTACGCGGGCGGCGGGCGCAGCTCGGCGCCGCCGTCCACCAGCAGCTCGGCCGCCGTGGGACGGTCGGCGGGGTCCTTGGCCAGCGCCCGCCCGACCAGCTCGCACAGGGAGTCGGGCAGGCAGCTCACGTCGGGATCGACGGTCAGCAGCCGGTGCATGATGCCGCCGAGGCTCTCCCCGCGGAACGGGTCGTGCCCGGTCGCCGCGAACAGCACCACCGCGCCCCACGCGAACACGTCCGCCGCCGACCCGGCCGCCTGGCCGGTCAGCATTTCGGGCGCCTGGTACGTGTACGCGCCCACCGGCCCGGACACCGGCAGCCCCAGCTCGATCACCTTGGGCCCGTCGTCGGCCAGCAGCACGCTCTCCGGGTTCAGCCCCCGATGGGTCAGCCCCGCCTCGTGCAGCGCGCGCAGCACCTCCGCCAGCGCCCCGGCCAGCGCGACCAGCTCGTCACCCGTGTACGGCCCGTGCAGCGCGACGGCCTGCCGCAGGTCGGGCCCGTCGACGAACTCGCTCACCACGTACGGGACGCCTCCGTCGGACCCGACGGCGACCACCTCCGCCAGATGGCGGCAGGTCACCCGCTCGTACCGGTGCCCGACCTCGCCCCGCGGCACCGTGACCGCGAACCTGCGGCCCTCGTCGTCGTAGGCGTCGTAGACGACACCGCGCCCGCCGGCGCCCAGCCTGGCGGCCGGCCAATAGCCGCCAAGCCTTTCTGGGTCACCGGGCACCAAGCGCATCGTCACTGGAGCTTAGATGCACGACACCGCCCATTGGTTGTCCGGGACCACGTTTCCGGGAGGGACGCCACAGGTCCCCCGCGCGCCTCGGGGGACCCGCGCGTCATGATCATTATGCCAGGCTTCGCGAAGCGGCCCGCCAATCGTGCCGGAGCACGGCCATGAGCACGCAGTCGTGCCACTCCCCGTCCCACAGGAGCGCGTCGCGCTCGACGCCCTCCTCCACGAACCCCAGCTTCTTGTAGACGTGCCGCGCCCGCTCGTTGAAGGCGTAGACGCCCAGCCTGATCCGGTGCAGCGGCGTGGTCTCGAAGGCGTGGCGGAGCACCAGCTCGATCGCCTCGCTGCCGTAGCCCTTGCCGAACACGCGGGGGCCGATCAGGCCGATGCGCAGGTTGCACGACAGGTTGGCGGTGTCCAGCTCGTTGAGCACCACCTCGCCGACGTACTCGTCGTCCGCCATGATCGCCAGGTCGAGCCGGTCGGGGTGGTCGCCGCGCGTGGCGTACCACACGCGGAGCTGGTCGGGGTCGAACCCGGCGTGCGAGCCCGTCAGCCGGCGCACGTCAGGGTCGGAGACCAGTTCCAGCAGTCCCTCGACGTGCTCGGGACCGACCGGGCGCAGCGTCACGCGCGCACCCTTCAGTGTGGGTTTCTCGGCGAACATCCTTTCTGGCTATCAGTCTCGATCAACGCGGGGCAAACCCATTTTGCGCAGCACCGCGTCGCGTACCTGCTCCGGGGTGAGCACGCCGACGTCGCAGATGACGTCCGCCGCCTCGCGGAAGTACGCCTCGCGGCGGGCCCGCATCTCCTTCGGGTCGTAGTCGGGCCGGTGCTTGCTGGTGCGCATGCGCTCGGCCAGCACCTCGTCGTCGGCGTCCACCCAGACCACGAACGCCTGGCGCAACGCCGCGCGCACCTCGGCGTTCTCCATCACGCTGGCCGCCGCGGCGATCACCTTCGGCTCGCCCGCCAGCCCCTCCAGCACGTGCTCGGCCTCGTACCGGTGCAGCGCTTCCCTGCCCTCGCGGGCGGCGATCGGCGCGGAGGGGGCGCCGTACTTGTCCTGGAGGTACCCGTCGCTGTCGGTGAACGGCAGCCCGAGCGCCTCCGCGATCAAGCGGCCGGACGTCGTCTTACCCGCGCCCATGAGCCCGATCATCACGACTGGTTTGTTTTTCGACATGTGGATAGAGGTTCCTTCGTGTCAAGGAGGTAAATCTGATGACCATCGCCGGAAGCATCATCCTCATCATGCTCGGTGCGATCCTCACCTGGGCCGTCGAGTTCGACCTCGCCGGCCTCGACATCAACGTAGTGGGCGTCATCCTCATGCTCGGTGGCCTGGTCGGGCTCCTGTTCGGCATATACAGGATCACCGTCACGCGCCGGGCGGTCGGCCCGATCGACGAGCCGGTGCACCGTCACGAGGTCTACGAGGAGCCCGAGGCCCGTAGGACCACGGTCTACGAGGAGCGCCGCCACTACGACGAACCACCGCTGTAGGAGGTGAACCGACATGCCAGCTGTTGAAGAGCTGCCGTCGACCATCAAGCGTTCTCCGAAGAAGGCGCAGAACACGTGGATCAAGGCGCACGACTCGGCCGTCAAGGAGTACGGCGAGGGGCGGCGCGCCCACATGACCGCGTTCGCCGCGCTGAAACACTCCTTCGAGAAGGTGGGAGACCACTGGGAGTCGAAGAACGGCAAGGGCCCTTCCGACAAGGGCGCCACCGACCGCTCCGGCCGGACGGCCGAGGGCGTGGACGCCAACGCCAGCAAGGAACACCTGCAGAAGGTGGCCGCGAAGCTGGGGGTGACCGGCCGGTCGAAGATGACCAAGCAGGAACTGGTCGGCGCCATCAAGAAGGCCAACAGGACCGCCACGGCGAAGTCCCGCCCGAGCGCGAAGTCCAACGGCACGAAGTCCAACGGCACGAAGTCCAACGGCACGAAGTCCACGAGCACGAGGTCCTCGGCCGCGAAGTCTTCGAGCACGAGGTCTTCGAGCACCAGGTCCACGGCCACGAAGTCTTCGAGCACGAAGTCTTCGGGCACCAAGTCGGGCACCAAGTCGGGTACCAAGTCCGGTACGAGGGCGGCCACCTCGTCGAGGTCCGGCACCAGGACGACGTCCAAGGTGAAGTCGGCGCCCAAGTCGGCCTCCAAGTCGAAGCCGGCGCCCAAATCGGCGTCCAGGACGAAGTCCGCTTCCAAGAAGAGCTCCACGGCGAGGAAGTCCCGCTGACAGGACGGGGCCACATCCGCCACCGACCAGAGGGCCGCCGATCTATCCGGATCGCCGGCCCTCACTCATGCCCGCCACCCCCGCCTCACACCAGCCGCTTGACGGCGTCGGCGATGGCGTGGCGGTCGATCCGGGCGTCGGCCAGCTGCTCCTGCGGCGTCGCGGACCCGGGCAGGTCGGTCACGGCCAGCTTCACCACCCGCGGCCCCAGCTCGCTCACCGCGTCCATCACCGCGTCGCCCAGCCCGCCCTCGATCCGGTGGTCCTCCACCGTGATCAGGTTGCCGGTGGTGGTCGCCGCCTCGACCAGCGCCGCCGTGTCGACGGGCTTGATGGAGTACAGGTCGATCACCCCCACGGGGATGCCGTCCGCCTGGAGACCGTCGGCCGCCGCCAGCGCCTCGTGCACGGTGACGCCCGCCGCCACGATCGTGGCCCGGTCGCCGGGCGTGTGCCGCAGCACCCGCGACCCGCCCACCGAGAACCGCTCACCCGGCTGGTAGATCACCGGCGTGTCGCCCCGCGTGGTCCGCAGGTAGGACACGCCCTCCAGGTCCGCCATCTCGCCGATCAGGGCCGCCGTCTGGTTGGCGTCGCACGGGTAGAGCACGGTGCTGCCGTGCACCGTCCGCATCATCGCCAGGTCCTCCAGGCCCATCTGGGAGGGCCCGTCCTCGCCGATCGCCACCCCGGCGTGCGAGCCGACCAGCCGGATGTCCGCCCCGCTCACGCCCGCCATCCTGATGAAGTCGTGCGCCCTGGTCAGGAACGCCGCGAACGTGGCCGCGTACGGCTTCCAGCCTCGCACCTGCAGCCCGACGGCCGCCGCGACGAGCTGCTGCTCGGCGATGTACATCTCGAAGAACCGCTCGGGATGCTCCTTGCCGAACGTCTCCGTCTTCGTCGAGTCCGCCACCTCGCCGTCCAGCGCCACCACGTCCCCGCGCGCCGAGCCGAGCGCCGCCAGCGCCGCCCCGTACGCCGTCCGCGTCGCCACCTTCTCACCCACCGGGTACGACGGCGCCTTCATCCCGTTGCTCCCGAACCGGAACGGCGCCGCGCCCGGCTCCGGCCTGTGCACCTCGACCCGCACGCTCCTGGCCCCGCCCAGCTCCTCGACGGCCTTGCCCGGGTCCTTCAGCGCTTTGCCATGGGCGCCCTCGCGGTTCTCCACCTCCAGGACCCCTTCGCCCTTGCGGGTCTTGGCCAGGATCACGGTCGGCCGCCGCCGCGTGTTGCAGGCGTCGCCCAGGGCGTAGTCGATCTGGCCGGGGTCGTGCCCGTCGATCTCGATCGTGTGCCAGCCGAACGCGCCGAACCTGCGCGCGTACGCCCCGGTGTCCCAGCCGTGCCTGGTGGGGCCGCGCTGGCCGAGGCGGTTCACGTCCACGATGGCGGTCAGGTTCGCCAGCCCCTCGCCGCCCGCGTGCTCGGCCGCCTCCCAGATGGAGCCCTCGGCCAGCTCGCTGTCGCCGCACAACACCCAGACCCGGTACGGCATGCGTTCCAGCCGCCCGGCCATCGCCACCCCCACCCCAACGGGCAACCCCTGCCCCAGCGACCCGGTGGCGACGTCCACCCAGGGCAGCCGGGGCGTGGGATGGCCCTCCAGGCGGCTGCCTCTTCGCCTGAACGACAGCAGCTCCTCGTCGCTGATCACGCCGGCCGCCTTGTAGAGCGAGTAGAGCAGAGGCGAGGCGTGTCCCTTGGAGAAGATCAGGTGGTCGTTGGCCGGGTTGTCCGGGTCGTCGAAGTCGTAGCGGAGGTGGCACGCGAACAGCACGGCCATCAGGTCGGCCGCGGACATGGACGAGGTCGGGTGGCCGGAACCTGCTTCCGCCGCCGCCCGTACGGAGTCCACCCGCAACTGCGCCGCCAGTTCGGCCAGGTACTGAAGATCGCGGTCAGGCATCATGACCTCCCCTGAGATGGTTTCAGCCCCGTCTACCCCGGCGAAGCCGCTTAACGCGGGCCGCGCCGGGGCGGGCGGGGCTGGGAGGTCAGGCCCGGCGGGCCCGCCGTACGGCGGTGAGCGCCGCCGCGGCGGCGCCGCCGGCGAGGCCGAGCAGGACGGGCAGCCGGTGCTGCGAGAGCCAGACCTGCGGGCTGCGCCCGTGCGAGCGGTGGTCGAACGACCCGTGCGCCCCGTAGTCGGAGCTGTCGTCGGCGGGCTCCCACAGGTTTGCCACGCCGGTGGGCGCCTTCTCGTCCGTCACCTGCGACTGCGTGCCCGTCCTGGCCAGATACCGGTCCACCAGGGCGGGCGCGACGCGCTGGGCGAGCAGGGTGGCCACCGTGCTGGTGCCGACCCAGTACTCCTTGCGCTCCGGATGCGTGGCGGCGTACACGATCGCCCGCGCCGCCACCTCGGGCTGGTAGATGGGAGGGACCGGCTGGGGGTGCCGGCGCAGCTTGCTCAGGACCCAGTCGAACTGGGGGGTGTTGACCGCCGGGAGCTGGACGAGGGTGATCCGGACGCCGCTGCCGTCGGACATGAGCTCGGTGCGCACCGACTCGGTGAAGCCCTTGATGGCGTGCTTGGCCCCGCAGTAGGCCGATTGCAGGGGGATGCCGCGCTGTGACAGGGCGGATCCGGTCTGGACGATGGCGCCGGCGTTGCGCGGCCGCATCAGGTCGAGGGCGACCTTGGTGCCCCAGACGTAGCCGAGGTAGGTCACAGCGGTGGTGCGTTCGTACTCATCTGGGGAAATATCAGTGAATTTGGCGAAGACAGAGGAGAAGGCGGTGTTTATCCAGACGGATATCGGCCCCATCTCCTTCTCGATGCGCTCGGCCGCGGCGCGTACCTGCTCGTAGTCGGCCACGTCGGCCTCGTACACCTGCCCCGTGCCGCCCTCCACCCCGACGTCCACGGCGGCCGCGCCCAGGCCGGCCGTGCCGCGGGCGATCAGCGCCACCTTGGCTCCCTGCGCGCCGAGCTCGCGTACCACCGCGCGCCCGACCCCGCCGCTCGCGCCCGTCACCACTACCACGCGTCCACGAAGTGGTGCCATGTCGTGATCAGCCCGCCTCTCTGTCCGGTCCTCGCCGCTGCTTCTGGCGCCGTACGGCCAGGACGATGTCGACCGCCGTGGCGATGGCCAGCCCGACGGCGATGACCGTCATGAGCACCGCCCCGGTGAGGAGCCCCAGGACCGCGAACGCGAACAGGAACACCAGGATGAAGGAGCCCACCCTGATGTGCATGTAGTCACGCGGGGTGGCGGGCACCATGGCGTGGCCGCTGCGATCCCGTTCCTCTCGCCATTCTCCGTTGTCAGACATGCGGCTCACCTGCCCGTACCGTTTGCCGCCTAACGTCCGGGGTAGCCCGCCTGCGTGCCCGAGCGAGATCGACGTACGGACGAGGAGTTGCACCCCAGCGACCAGAGCGAGCCGGGCATCGTGCGGCGGCGGCGCGGGCGCGGGTTCGGTTACGAGCGCCCCGACGGGCGCCCGGTGCGCGACGCGGCCACGCTCGCCCGGATCAGGGCGCTGGCGATCCCCCCTGCCTGGCAGGACGTGTGGATCTGCACGTCGCCCAGAGGGCACCTCCAGGCCGTCGGCACGGACTCCGCGGGCCGGCGGCAGTACCGCTACCACGACCTGTGGCGCGAGCAGCAGGACCGGGCCAAGTTCGACCGGGTGCTGGAGGTGGCCGAGCGGCTGCCCGCGTTCAGGAAGGCCGTGGACGACCAGCTCCAGGGCCGCGGGCTGACCAGGCAGCGGGTGCTGGCCGCCGCGGCCAGGCTGCTCGACATCGGCTTCTTCCGCATCGGCGGCGAGAGCTACGACACCTACGGCCTGGCCACGCTCAGGATGGAGCACGTCACCTGCTCGGGCGGCCTGGTCGTCTGCTCCTACCAGGCCAAGGGCGACGTGGCGCGCGAGGTGGAGGTGGCCGACCCGGCCGCGTGCAAGGTGCTGCGCTCGCTCAAGGCGCTGGGCGTGGACGGCGAGCTGCTGCGTTACCGGCACCAGGGCGGGTGGAGCGACATCAGGAGCGAGGACATCAACGACTATCTGCGCGAGATCATCGGCTACGAGGTCACGGCCAAGGACTTCCGCACCTGGCACGCCACCGTCCTGGCGGCGGTGGGCCTCGCGGTGTCCCGGCCGGCGCGCGCGGGCGTCACCAGCAAGAAACGCGCCGTCACGCGGGTGATGCGCGAGGTGTCCGAGTATCTCGGCAACACGCCGACGGTGGCGCGGGCGTCGTACGTGGATCCGCGCGTGGTGGAGGCGTACGACCAGGACAGGACGATCGCGGCGGCCCTGACGGAGCTCGGGGCGGATGCGGATTTCGGGCAGCTCGCCACGGCGGGCCCCGTCGAACGGGCGGTCATCGAGCTGATTCGTGCCGTTTGAGCTGTTCGAACCCGGGCATGCGCCGACAGAAGAAGGAGGCGAGCGATGGAAGCTCCGCAGTACGTCGCGGCCCGTGTCCAGCAGGCGCTGGCCGAGGACGGACGCACGCACGAGCTCGGAATTCGCGTCGACATCAGAGGCG
This window encodes:
- a CDS encoding GNAT family N-acetyltransferase is translated as MTLRPVGPEHVEGLLELVSDPDVRRLTGSHAGFDPDQLRVWYATRGDHPDRLDLAIMADDEYVGEVVLNELDTANLSCNLRIGLIGPRVFGKGYGSEAIELVLRHAFETTPLHRIRLGVYAFNERARHVYKKLGFVEEGVERDALLWDGEWHDCVLMAVLRHDWRAASRSLA
- a CDS encoding transketolase, with amino-acid sequence MMPDRDLQYLAELAAQLRVDSVRAAAEAGSGHPTSSMSAADLMAVLFACHLRYDFDDPDNPANDHLIFSKGHASPLLYSLYKAAGVISDEELLSFRRRGSRLEGHPTPRLPWVDVATGSLGQGLPVGVGVAMAGRLERMPYRVWVLCGDSELAEGSIWEAAEHAGGEGLANLTAIVDVNRLGQRGPTRHGWDTGAYARRFGAFGWHTIEIDGHDPGQIDYALGDACNTRRRPTVILAKTRKGEGVLEVENREGAHGKALKDPGKAVEELGGARSVRVEVHRPEPGAAPFRFGSNGMKAPSYPVGEKVATRTAYGAALAALGSARGDVVALDGEVADSTKTETFGKEHPERFFEMYIAEQQLVAAAVGLQVRGWKPYAATFAAFLTRAHDFIRMAGVSGADIRLVGSHAGVAIGEDGPSQMGLEDLAMMRTVHGSTVLYPCDANQTAALIGEMADLEGVSYLRTTRGDTPVIYQPGERFSVGGSRVLRHTPGDRATIVAAGVTVHEALAAADGLQADGIPVGVIDLYSIKPVDTAALVEAATTTGNLITVEDHRIEGGLGDAVMDAVSELGPRVVKLAVTDLPGSATPQEQLADARIDRHAIADAVKRLV
- a CDS encoding shikimate kinase, whose amino-acid sequence is MSKNKPVVMIGLMGAGKTTSGRLIAEALGLPFTDSDGYLQDKYGAPSAPIAAREGREALHRYEAEHVLEGLAGEPKVIAAAASVMENAEVRAALRQAFVVWVDADDEVLAERMRTSKHRPDYDPKEMRARREAYFREAADVICDVGVLTPEQVRDAVLRKMGLPRVDRD
- a CDS encoding serine/threonine-protein kinase, producing MDKRVIDGRFELVERLGGGGMGLVWRAWDVALHREVALKEVRPPDPAIEEHDPTLARELRSRVLREARALARLNHPHVATIHHIVDPGEQGYPWIVMELVTGGSLQDHLQHGPLPVREAARLGREVLSGLRAAHAVGIQHRDVKPANVLLREDGRSVLTDFGIAAMRESTSLTATGSFIGSPEYMAPERINGVEGDPASDLWSLGMLLYVAVEGRHPLRRGTTLATLAAVLNQDVPPAERAGALTPVLSALLVRDPSARPDPETLDRMFADAEAGRTPPPPGPYAGGPAIPQPMAPAFPPGAGYATGQPVFPPGGGQTLPPAPAYPPGGGQTVPPGYGKAPQQPPWGPGPVPNADTANTRRSRRGARGAAVAAAVSVAAIVVVGVLVWRFLPPATQGDPRPTALSLGNDPTATTKPADDQAEEPTGEPTEEPTEKPTPSDLLTPTGMRGMIVDLKRIIGGTKIVRMTIHPTHASVDVPRKDDPEVYDSYDYRDGEVTGPRKGSTFDTPLVDLAKFNWNALPNLLKKAKQDLGARPPISHHLIVEPNYSFTSTKQVLLVYGSDEYGRGGYLVASPQGRVLKVVS
- a CDS encoding protein kinase domain-containing protein, translating into MPGDPERLGGYWPAARLGAGGRGVVYDAYDDEGRRFAVTVPRGEVGHRYERVTCRHLAEVVAVGSDGGVPYVVSEFVDGPDLRQAVALHGPYTGDELVALAGALAEVLRALHEAGLTHRGLNPESVLLADDGPKVIELGLPVSGPVGAYTYQAPEMLTGQAAGSAADVFAWGAVVLFAATGHDPFRGESLGGIMHRLLTVDPDVSCLPDSLCELVGRALAKDPADRPTAAELLVDGGAELRPPPAYVRQRSLGEVAEEVYAGLTPAQQQEVPGLLLRLLDGDTPHDEGDVLRPLMEAGLLVRRSVRVPGVETAVGRLVAVSDDRVAPASAALYRAWPRLRGWVADEREGMLVHRRIREAARHWSEHRRGRGHLLRGQELDTALGWAATKRRHVRLNQLERDFVNESVALSKQRRKLLVPSLATVAAVLAVAVTMTVVAVHGQNDLRERLLEADARAVAARAESLRTSDPRTAMRLSVAAWRLAPVFEARAALQASLVQPELAVFTDPGADARARYLLRGDTLVRWDTGALTVWDVRSRRRAVTYALPAGVTALSDDGLYADVSGAGPIDVTTGRAPAAGVYTISRGNRTRVYQGTRVLFDVTDAKVALSPDGTRAAVSRPAGRVELWNLAARRTRTGVVEVEPLTGADAAAPAVAFSPDGRMLAVAGRDGVTLVGAGGSRSRTGAEETFGAAVEPGPDTPADLAGSPAPAPTTAAQSPGVLALPTPAQTSAPSPATTASQAPAAGTPESTTGPDRVETFSTDGGRTTEPQPRTTAQTGTTQPQSRTTAQTGTTQPQSRATSGAGTAQPQVRTTAQAGTAQPQASMTAGAGTAQPQARATGAQRGDADEAGAGRPGSGDPQSGQARDGEATRTGQAARPGDGTGDAPGTGREREAGQPEDGAGPPEDGAWGVEVVDGLETTPGASAGPLVFSPDGRLLALPGDGEVRVWNVAERRLAGSYPLQDPGHGLAFSSDGRQLRYLSGTGSVVSLDVSGLPAPSDDGHVAAFSGNGRVAAKEVGNAIELTDTEERRKLGRIAAAGDLAFDAGGRLLAVAGDPVTVWEVAGGRQVSAIDAGGDVPAVALSPDGGTLATARRTLLETWEVRTGRRIKAYAGAGDLALAFSPDGSTLAAGPNLLDLPTGRITPLDLADGAAPTALAFSPDGGRLAIALDAGRVLLWDVHEREPIGTIETGSAPVDELRFSPGGDLLAVDAGRTSLWDTAALREVGQVGSWASGPAFSQDGRRLRGVTLDGTVREVAVDPGLTAREVCARAGGALSRAEWARLIPESGYQESC